In Ectothiorhodospira sp. BSL-9, a single window of DNA contains:
- a CDS encoding MerR family transcriptional regulator yields MTPTPPAKVSPPGTDGLFPIRTVTSMTGVHPVTLRAWERRHGLIRPQRTPKGHRLYSTGDIDRIRQVLELLDQGISIGQVGKLLDAPDPPTPTQGTPDHGPSCAWADYRARLSAAALQFDSQALERVYADAMSIFPVQQVIPQLLWPAHTALRDQAGNTPLSAAAQAFFQGWARYTLASRFRHELSHAQGPPLVLAPFPEQGETLDLDMLALLAATQGLQVLWLASPVTLDTLEATMNQVPARGLILVGEDRLSRDMLTRGLPSWSGRINTPVLAAGPSAHQHRRALTGAGLIPLERDPWQATRQLEAHLRTAQAD; encoded by the coding sequence ATGACGCCGACACCCCCAGCCAAGGTCTCGCCGCCCGGGACTGACGGGCTGTTCCCCATCCGCACGGTCACTTCCATGACCGGAGTGCACCCGGTCACCCTGCGTGCCTGGGAACGGCGTCACGGGCTGATCCGTCCGCAACGCACACCCAAGGGACATCGACTCTACAGCACCGGGGACATTGATCGCATCCGCCAGGTGCTCGAACTGCTGGATCAGGGCATTTCCATCGGCCAGGTGGGTAAGCTGCTGGACGCCCCCGACCCGCCAACGCCCACGCAGGGCACCCCGGACCATGGCCCCTCCTGCGCCTGGGCCGACTACCGGGCAAGGCTGTCGGCTGCGGCCCTGCAGTTTGACAGCCAGGCCCTGGAACGGGTTTACGCCGACGCCATGTCGATCTTCCCGGTGCAACAGGTCATTCCCCAGTTGCTCTGGCCCGCGCATACGGCGCTGCGTGATCAGGCCGGGAACACGCCCCTGTCAGCCGCTGCCCAGGCCTTCTTCCAGGGCTGGGCCCGCTACACCCTGGCGTCCCGGTTTCGTCACGAACTGAGTCATGCCCAGGGGCCGCCCCTGGTCCTTGCGCCCTTCCCGGAGCAGGGTGAAACCCTGGACCTGGACATGCTGGCCCTGCTGGCCGCCACCCAGGGCCTGCAGGTGTTGTGGCTGGCCAGCCCCGTCACCCTGGATACCCTGGAGGCCACCATGAACCAGGTTCCGGCCCGGGGCCTGATCCTGGTGGGAGAGGACCGCCTGTCCCGAGACATGCTCACCCGGGGCCTGCCGTCCTGGTCGGGCAGGATCAACACCCCGGTGCTGGCCGCCGGCCCCAGCGCCCACCAACACCGCCGCGCCCTGACCGGGGCTGGCCTGATTCCCCTGGAACGCGACCCCTGGCAGGCCACGCGTCAGCTGGAGGCCCATCTGCGCACGGCTCAAGCTGATTGA
- a CDS encoding deoxyribodipyrimidine photo-lyase — MTTALIWFRRDLRLADNPALMAALEQAERIVPVYIHAPEEEGDWTPGAASRWWLHHSLAQLGQDLAELGAPLVIRSGPSLETLQDLIRETGASHVHWNRLYEPDSIRRDTRIKQVLQAQGVQTRSFNGALLLEPWAVQNRSGDPYRVFTPYWKACQAQGALDVSLQPRPGRFVSASEDCRGEALGSLGLLPTIPWDAGLAEAWTPGEEGAHEALEGFLAHALADYGEARNLPDRVGTSRLSPHLHFGEISPRQVVHACHRAVAEGRHRGADASVKAFLGEVGWREFGHHLLFHFPHTPLNPLDTRFEDFPWPPRDDDALQAWQQGRTGLPIVDAGMRELWTTGWMHNRVRMITASLLTKNLLIHWREGARWFWDTLVDADLASNTLGWQWTAGCGADAAPYFRVFNPVLQGERFDPKGDYVRRWVPELKNLPDKYLHKPWQTPDSVWRSAGIRPGRDYPRPIVDLAVSRREALAAWEILRQSA; from the coding sequence ATGACCACTGCACTGATCTGGTTCAGGCGGGATCTGCGCCTGGCGGATAACCCCGCCCTCATGGCGGCCCTGGAGCAGGCCGAGCGCATCGTGCCGGTCTATATCCATGCCCCGGAGGAGGAGGGGGACTGGACGCCGGGCGCGGCGTCGCGCTGGTGGTTACATCACAGCCTGGCTCAACTGGGCCAGGATCTGGCCGAACTGGGGGCCCCCCTGGTGATTCGCAGCGGCCCCAGCCTGGAAACCCTCCAGGATCTGATCCGCGAGACCGGCGCGTCGCATGTGCACTGGAATCGGCTCTACGAGCCCGACAGTATCCGCCGGGACACCCGCATCAAGCAGGTCCTGCAGGCGCAGGGTGTCCAGACGCGCAGTTTCAATGGGGCGCTGCTCCTGGAGCCGTGGGCGGTGCAAAACCGCTCCGGCGACCCCTACCGGGTGTTCACCCCCTACTGGAAGGCCTGTCAGGCCCAGGGGGCCCTGGACGTCAGTCTGCAGCCCCGGCCCGGGCGGTTTGTGTCGGCGTCGGAAGACTGCCGTGGCGAGGCCCTGGGCAGTCTGGGGCTGCTGCCCACCATCCCGTGGGATGCGGGACTGGCCGAGGCCTGGACGCCGGGGGAGGAGGGGGCTCACGAGGCCCTGGAGGGGTTCCTGGCTCATGCCCTGGCCGACTATGGGGAAGCCCGCAACCTGCCTGATCGGGTCGGTACATCCCGTCTTTCACCGCATCTGCACTTTGGCGAGATCAGCCCCCGGCAGGTGGTTCACGCCTGTCATCGGGCGGTGGCGGAGGGGCGGCACCGGGGGGCGGATGCCTCAGTGAAGGCCTTTCTCGGTGAGGTGGGCTGGCGCGAGTTCGGACATCACCTGCTGTTTCACTTTCCCCACACGCCCTTGAATCCCCTGGATACCCGTTTCGAGGATTTCCCCTGGCCGCCACGGGATGACGACGCCCTGCAGGCCTGGCAACAGGGCCGTACCGGCCTGCCCATCGTGGATGCCGGGATGCGCGAGTTATGGACCACCGGCTGGATGCACAACCGGGTACGCATGATCACCGCCTCGCTGCTCACCAAGAATCTGCTCATCCACTGGCGCGAAGGCGCCCGCTGGTTCTGGGACACCCTGGTGGACGCGGACCTGGCCAGCAATACCCTGGGCTGGCAATGGACGGCCGGCTGCGGGGCAGATGCTGCCCCTTATTTTCGCGTGTTCAATCCGGTGCTCCAGGGGGAGCGCTTTGACCCAAAGGGTGACTACGTGCGTCGCTGGGTGCCGGAACTCAAGAACCTGCCGGACAAGTACCTGCACAAGCCCTGGCAGACCCCGGACTCCGTGTGGCGCAGCGCTGGCATCCGACCTGGACGAGATTATCCGCGACCCATCGTGGATCTGGCGGTCAGTCGCCGCGAGGCCCTGGCGGCCTGGGAGATCCTGCGTCAATCAGCTTGA
- the folE gene encoding GTP cyclohydrolase I FolE: protein MSADELAEHYRLMLEGLGEDPGREGLQGTPLRAAKAMQYLTSGYHQSLEELVNGALFASDSDEMVLVKDIELYSLCEHHLLPIIGKCHVAYIPDGKVIGLSKIARIVDMFARRLQIQESLTREIAQAVMDVTGARGVGVVAEARHMCMMMRGVEKQNSAMLTSVMLGNFRDDARTRSEFLELIRRSH, encoded by the coding sequence ATGTCGGCTGATGAGCTTGCCGAACACTATCGCCTGATGCTCGAAGGGCTGGGGGAGGACCCCGGTCGCGAGGGGCTTCAGGGCACGCCGCTCAGGGCCGCCAAGGCCATGCAGTACCTTACCAGTGGCTATCATCAGTCCCTTGAGGAGTTGGTGAACGGGGCGCTGTTCGCCTCCGACAGCGATGAAATGGTGCTGGTCAAGGACATCGAACTGTATTCGCTCTGCGAGCATCATTTATTGCCGATCATCGGCAAGTGCCATGTGGCCTATATCCCCGATGGCAAGGTGATCGGCCTGTCAAAGATCGCCCGCATCGTGGACATGTTCGCCCGGCGCCTGCAGATTCAGGAGAGCCTGACCCGGGAGATCGCCCAGGCAGTGATGGACGTCACCGGCGCGCGGGGCGTGGGGGTGGTGGCCGAGGCCAGGCACATGTGCATGATGATGCGTGGGGTGGAAAAGCAGAATTCTGCCATGCTCACCTCGGTGATGCTGGGTAACTTCCGTGATGATGCCCGCACCCGCTCGGAGTTCCTGGAACTGATTCGCCGCAGCCATTGA
- a CDS encoding NAD(P)/FAD-dependent oxidoreductase has product MARERIAVIGAGISGLASAWLLSRQYDVTVFEKNDYIGGHTNTVDVPGDQGPRGVDTGFMVFNHRNYPHLKALFAHLGIESQPTDMSFSASVGGGRLEYAGSDLNTLFAQRRNLFNPRFLRMLRDIIRFNRTGKALLQSGDVPQVTLGGYLIQERYGPGFRDDYLLPMAAAIWSCPTHRMLDFPLESFLNFFSNHGLLDLADRPQWHTVKGGSREYVRQMLKALPDGVHANRRVVAVQRQEGQIRVITDDQGEHLFDQVVFGCHADEVLGMLEDPTEAESRILQCFTYQPNRTLLHTDVRLMPRMKRVWSSWNYMARQRSADAPANAVSVTYWMNRLQALDESKDYLVSLNPLIEPREETIIREIRYHHPVFDQRAMEAQKQLPELQGADRIWFCGAWTGYGFHEDGLRSAIQVAGRLGVSPPWSIPREATGDEAAQPAGAVGTEAS; this is encoded by the coding sequence ATGGCTCGCGAACGCATCGCCGTCATCGGCGCAGGGATCTCGGGACTGGCCAGCGCCTGGCTGCTGTCACGACAATACGATGTGACAGTGTTCGAGAAGAATGATTACATCGGCGGCCACACCAATACCGTCGATGTGCCCGGAGACCAGGGCCCTCGCGGGGTGGATACCGGGTTCATGGTCTTCAATCACCGCAACTACCCCCACCTCAAGGCCCTGTTCGCCCATCTGGGCATTGAGTCACAGCCTACGGACATGTCCTTCTCGGCCTCCGTGGGCGGGGGTCGACTGGAGTACGCGGGTTCGGACCTGAATACCCTGTTTGCCCAGCGACGCAATCTGTTCAACCCCCGATTCCTGCGCATGCTGCGGGATATCATCAGGTTCAACCGCACCGGCAAGGCCCTGCTCCAGAGCGGCGACGTGCCCCAGGTGACGCTGGGCGGGTACCTGATTCAGGAGCGTTATGGTCCGGGGTTTCGCGATGATTACCTGCTACCCATGGCAGCTGCCATCTGGTCCTGCCCCACCCATCGCATGCTGGATTTCCCGCTGGAATCCTTCCTCAACTTCTTCTCCAACCATGGGTTGCTGGACCTGGCCGACCGCCCCCAGTGGCACACGGTCAAGGGTGGCAGCCGAGAGTACGTCCGGCAGATGCTCAAGGCCCTGCCCGACGGAGTGCATGCGAATCGTCGGGTCGTGGCGGTCCAGCGCCAGGAGGGGCAGATTCGGGTGATCACCGATGACCAGGGAGAACACCTGTTTGACCAGGTGGTGTTCGGCTGCCACGCCGATGAGGTGCTGGGCATGCTGGAGGACCCCACCGAGGCCGAATCCCGGATTTTGCAGTGCTTCACCTACCAGCCCAACCGCACCCTGCTCCATACCGACGTGCGCCTGATGCCGCGCATGAAGCGGGTTTGGTCATCATGGAACTACATGGCCCGACAGCGTTCCGCCGATGCCCCGGCCAATGCCGTGTCGGTCACCTATTGGATGAACCGGCTGCAGGCCCTGGATGAATCCAAGGACTACCTGGTGAGCCTCAACCCGCTGATCGAGCCGCGGGAGGAGACCATCATTCGCGAGATCCGCTACCATCATCCAGTGTTCGACCAGCGCGCCATGGAGGCCCAGAAGCAGCTCCCCGAGTTGCAGGGTGCCGACCGCATCTGGTTCTGTGGCGCATGGACGGGATACGGCTTCCACGAGGACGGCCTGCGCTCGGCCATTCAGGTGGCCGGACGCCTGGGTGTCTCACCGCCCTGGAGCATCCCCCGCGAGGCCACCGGAGACGAGGCGGCGCAGCCGGCCGGCGCGGTCGGGACGGAGGCGTCATGA
- a CDS encoding DUF1365 domain-containing protein — MSAPEGHPGAPMGLADMEDGRLYRTRVMHRRLFPVDYRFIYRVFSLVVDVDRLDALDRRLRLLSVNRFNLLSLDDRDHGARDGTPLRPWAETQLAQAGVDLDGGRIFLLAFPRVLGYVFNPLSLFYCLHRDGSLRAIICEVSNTLGDCHHYVLHNQDQPMDWPVRASQDKLFYVSPFIEMDARYQFRLSEPGQGLSVLIHEYQQSKLMLAASQTGHVRPLTDHELLKAVATMPLMTFKVIFGIHWQALKIWWKGGKYYSKPSSSSEEMN; from the coding sequence ATGAGCGCTCCCGAAGGACACCCCGGAGCCCCCATGGGCCTGGCGGACATGGAGGATGGACGCCTCTACCGCACCCGGGTCATGCACCGGCGGCTGTTTCCCGTGGATTACCGCTTCATCTACCGGGTCTTCAGCCTGGTGGTGGACGTGGACCGGCTGGATGCCCTGGACCGGCGACTCCGGCTGTTGTCAGTGAACCGCTTCAACCTCCTGAGCCTTGATGATCGCGACCACGGCGCCCGTGATGGCACCCCACTGCGCCCCTGGGCGGAGACGCAACTGGCCCAGGCGGGCGTGGACCTGGACGGTGGTCGCATCTTCCTGCTGGCCTTCCCGCGGGTGCTGGGCTACGTCTTCAATCCCCTGAGCCTTTTCTACTGCCTGCACCGGGACGGTAGCCTGCGGGCCATCATCTGTGAAGTGAGCAATACCCTGGGGGATTGCCATCACTATGTCCTCCACAACCAGGATCAACCCATGGACTGGCCGGTGCGTGCCAGTCAGGACAAGCTCTTCTACGTCTCTCCCTTCATCGAGATGGATGCACGCTATCAGTTCCGGCTGTCGGAACCGGGACAGGGTCTGAGTGTTCTCATCCATGAATACCAGCAGTCGAAACTCATGCTGGCCGCCAGCCAGACCGGTCATGTGCGTCCGCTCACCGACCATGAGCTTCTCAAGGCCGTGGCCACCATGCCCCTGATGACCTTCAAGGTGATCTTCGGCATTCACTGGCAGGCCCTGAAGATCTGGTGGAAAGGCGGCAAGTACTACAGCAAGCCCAGCTCATCCTCAGAGGAGATGAACTGA
- a CDS encoding cyclopropane-fatty-acyl-phospholipid synthase family protein, with the protein MSLEQTPTQPRTLGARTGGFAMRFLLRRLRGLHSGELLVIGPDGSEHRVQGTHPGGRGTIRIHRPGVLLRRLLSRGLVGLGEGYMVGDWDTPDLQALLTMGSVNQEYIRSLVYSAFWSRVADFLRHQFRANSRDGSRRNISFHYDLGNDFYRLWLDKTMTYSCALLEQEDEPLEAAQQRKYARLLEHLDAAPGSHILEIGCGWGGFAEYAARQGHRVTGVTLSREQLDYAQARLEAAGLADRVDLRLQDYRDVNEQFDHVVSIEMFEAVGERWWPTWFETVRKSLKPGGRAAVQVITIDEGAFGYYRRAADFIQLYIFPGGMLPTVDIFSECADKAGLTLRHSEFHGEHYARTLDRWYQRVQEQSSAILSLGSYDERFLRTWEFYLAYCEAGFRSRNTDLMHAVLEAPA; encoded by the coding sequence ATGTCCCTGGAACAGACACCCACCCAGCCCCGTACCCTGGGCGCCCGCACCGGTGGCTTTGCCATGCGTTTCCTGCTGCGGCGGCTACGGGGCCTGCACTCGGGAGAGTTGCTGGTGATCGGCCCCGATGGCAGCGAACATCGGGTGCAAGGCACGCACCCCGGTGGCCGTGGCACCATCCGGATCCACCGCCCCGGCGTCCTGCTGCGGCGCCTGCTGTCCCGGGGCCTGGTGGGCCTGGGAGAGGGCTATATGGTGGGGGACTGGGACACGCCGGATCTGCAGGCCCTGCTGACCATGGGCTCGGTGAATCAGGAATACATCCGCAGCCTGGTCTACAGCGCCTTCTGGTCCCGGGTGGCCGATTTCCTTCGCCACCAGTTCCGTGCCAACAGCCGCGATGGCAGCCGCCGCAATATCTCGTTCCACTACGACCTGGGCAACGACTTCTACCGCCTCTGGCTGGACAAGACCATGACCTACTCCTGCGCCCTGCTGGAGCAGGAGGATGAACCCCTGGAGGCGGCCCAGCAACGCAAATACGCCCGTCTGCTGGAACATCTGGACGCGGCCCCCGGTTCACACATCCTGGAAATCGGCTGTGGCTGGGGCGGCTTTGCCGAATACGCCGCCCGCCAGGGCCACCGGGTGACCGGTGTCACCCTCTCCCGGGAGCAGCTGGACTATGCCCAGGCACGCCTGGAGGCGGCGGGCCTGGCCGACCGCGTGGATCTGCGCCTGCAGGACTACCGGGACGTGAACGAACAGTTTGACCATGTGGTGTCCATCGAGATGTTCGAGGCGGTGGGCGAACGCTGGTGGCCCACCTGGTTCGAGACGGTGCGCAAGAGCCTCAAGCCCGGAGGCCGCGCCGCCGTGCAGGTGATCACCATCGACGAAGGCGCCTTCGGCTATTACCGCCGGGCCGCAGATTTCATTCAGCTGTATATCTTCCCCGGCGGCATGCTGCCCACGGTGGATATCTTCAGCGAATGCGCGGACAAGGCCGGGCTGACCCTTCGTCACAGCGAATTTCATGGAGAGCATTATGCCCGCACCCTGGACCGCTGGTACCAGCGGGTGCAGGAACAATCCAGCGCGATTCTCTCCCTGGGCTCCTATGACGAGCGCTTTTTGCGCACCTGGGAGTTCTACCTGGCCTATTGCGAGGCGGGCTTCCGCTCCCGCAACACGGATCTGATGCACGCCGTGCTGGAAGCGCCCGCCTGA
- a CDS encoding DUF3833 domain-containing protein, which yields MKIEAFKDRKPTLDLEAYFDGQVKAWGLFQDRFGTVHRQFTVDILGHVEGDELVLEEDFIYDDGEKDRRVWRLKRLDAQHYEGRADDVEGAAKGKLCGQAFNFTYVLRLPISGRIWRVNFDDWMFMHEDGVLVNRAVMSKFGIRLGEVTLFFRRAGDSTA from the coding sequence ATGAAGATCGAGGCATTCAAAGACCGCAAGCCCACCCTTGACCTGGAGGCCTATTTCGATGGTCAGGTGAAGGCCTGGGGCCTGTTTCAGGATCGTTTTGGCACGGTGCACCGCCAGTTCACCGTGGACATCCTGGGGCATGTGGAGGGAGATGAGCTGGTGCTGGAGGAGGATTTCATCTACGACGATGGCGAGAAGGATCGACGCGTCTGGCGCCTCAAGCGCCTGGATGCACAGCACTACGAGGGTCGTGCCGACGACGTGGAGGGGGCAGCCAAAGGCAAGCTCTGCGGACAGGCCTTCAATTTCACCTATGTCCTGCGCCTGCCCATCAGCGGCCGCATCTGGCGGGTCAATTTCGACGACTGGATGTTCATGCACGAGGACGGCGTGCTGGTAAACCGGGCGGTGATGAGCAAGTTCGGTATCCGCCTGGGCGAAGTGACCCTGTTCTTCCGGCGAGCTGGTGACAGCACTGCGTGA